A region of Solanum dulcamara chromosome 7, daSolDulc1.2, whole genome shotgun sequence DNA encodes the following proteins:
- the LOC129895094 gene encoding cyclin-dependent protein kinase inhibitor SMR2-like, with amino-acid sequence MSRDLQSRRALSEIQLPNIISQNENISRDHEPERCTTTTNKEQAAEIRTPGSPQNLIPKILSCPPAPKKPKRGISCKRKLLGDLEFYDVAAREEVDSFFSSVDENSKSCGGNRKRRCIL; translated from the coding sequence ATGTCTAGAGATCTACAATCCCGGCGAGCTCTTTCAGAAATCCAATTACCCAATATTATTTCACAAAATGAAAACATCTCAAGAGATCATGAGCCAGAAAGatgtactactactactaataaggAACAAGCTGCAGAAATCCGAACCCCTGGATCTCCTCAGAATTTGATCCCCAAAATCCTCAGCTGTCCACCGGCACCTAAGAAGCCTAAAAGGGGCATCTCATGTAAGAGGAAATTACTTGGCGATTTGGAGTTTTACGATGTTGCGGCAAGAGAGGAAGTAGATTCCTTCTTCAGCTCTGTTGATGAGAATTCAAAATCATGTGGGGGTAACAGGAAGAGAAGGTGTATTCTGTAA